One Oryctolagus cuniculus chromosome 7, mOryCun1.1, whole genome shotgun sequence genomic window, AAGTGATGTTGTTTTGGTGGTAGGTCAGAATGGCTTCTAATACTTGATGgaagcagtaaaataaaaatgaagcgaTTTATTCTCAGTATAATTAGGCTATTGCTATTCATACTGATACCATACAGTGGGAAACATTTCTTTTTGCTATGCTTTTCATTGAATTGACTTTCATTGCTAAGTATTTCTATCTGCAAACACTGttaaatttgagagttcattgTTTATATGGTAAtaacattttgcttttcttttggaaTCGTAACATTGCAACAGAGTTTTGATAAGAAAAGGAAAGCGAAAACCCCTAAGAAGATGGATcgcacaaagagaagaaaaactaaGAATGCTAGTACCACAGTTATCAATGGGGGAACCAGTGCCACCAGTTCCCAGTTCAGTATTTTATCAGCTTCAGATGTATCACAGCATAGCATTGTCACAAGCCACAGcaaaaccagagaagaaaagaaaactgagacaGAGCACTGTACCCACGAGAAGCAGGAGAAAGTTGCATTGCATTCCAATGCAGTTTTTGAACAAGGTCAttcctttaataaaaattatactgAAGATATTTTCCCAGCGACACCACCAGAATTAGAAGAAACCATTCgagatgaaaaaataagaagactTAAGCAGGTgctgaaagagaaagaagcagctCTTGACGAAATGCGtaaaaagatgcaacaaaaataaaatgtcctaTACTTAAAGACTTCAGtgaaataactgttttttttttttttaagatgctatTGGCTGAAATACAGTAGTCCCTCCATATTCACAGGGAatatgttccaagacccccagtggatgaCTGAAACTATGGATAGTATTGAATCCTATATATACAATCACTGGGGTCCCATCACAGTTAACCTGATAGCTGAGATGGCTGCTGTGTGACTCATGGGTGGAAACTGTATATCGTGTTGATATGCTGGACTAGGGGAGATTTTTCATCACACTAAGGATAGCTTGCAATTTAAATTTATGaactgtttgtttttaactttttggaCCATGGTTAACCATGAGTAACAAACTGCAGAGAGTGCAGGGGGGGCTACTGTAAGTAACTTTTAGATGCATTCCAAAAGTATCTTTgaatatgaaatttttttcttcatcagaTTATAACAttgtatttaaggaatacagaaaaGGGTGATTCACATATGACTTGTGAATAATCTACATGAGGTATCTGAACCTTTGTCCTAGATACCTTTTTTTGGAAggaaaagttttatatttttctattattttaacttGAATTTCCCAGGTTTAAATATTTGTGCAAggttttttgttgtatctttagCTAAATTGCTCAGGTGTTACTACAACAATAAATAATTAGTGAAATTCCACAacccaaaaaagaaaattggttCTAAACTTGACTTTCCTAATGAGTTTGTATATGCACTTGCTTGATCTCTTTACCCATAAAATGTTACCTTCTGCTTGCCgttgttgttgctattttttatttcatgaaagaaAATGCACTACAACATTATTTGAATATTTGCACATTTCTCAACAGTGAAAGACATTTTTGTAACTTTACGAGGTAATTTTATATAATCCAAATAGAACATATATGGAATTCAGGCTATTTGATATATTGTTTACTTAATGTGATCTTAGGCaaatgctgctgctgttgctccTGCTTTGAAGTAAGTgtacattttaataacatttaataaCAAAATGCAGACCTGATCAGTGTTCACATTTAATACCTTTTAAATTgtaaagcatttttttaattgagagacaTTTTTCTGTCTGATTAATTTTTGATTTGGGAGAGTTGGGAGTGGTATGGGGATAAGGATTAAGAATGCGGAGGAGGAAAAGATTATAAGAGGGTGATTAACATCCCTGgaggcttaaaaaaaaagtgcacagtgcaacaaaaaaagagtaaatcacaaaatattgaaaaggagtGAAACAAATGTAACAGATTTATTAAGATTCAATTCAACATAAGATAAAATGCACCCTCTACGAGTGGTTTACAAGCATCAGCACTCTTAATTTCAGACCATTTTCACCAACCTCCAAACTCCATACTCATTAGCGGGTGTTCTCCATTCCCTAATTTCCACCCTAGGAAACCATTGATATATTTTTCTATCCATAGTGTTGCCTGTTGTTAACATTTCATCTATGTGAAGCCATAgagtattatttcttttgtgattggtttatttcatttagccaGATGGTTCCAAAGTTTATCCGTGTGGCAGCATGTGTCATTATCTGTTGCTGACTAATATTTCACTATATGGATATACAGTCATCTTTCCTTATCCTTAAGGGATTGGTTTTGGAACCCAAAGGATCCCAAAATGGTCAGAGGTTCAGATCCCAAAAATAAAGTGTCATAATATTTGTGTATAGCCTATACACATCATATTGTGTATGTTAACTCATTCCTCATGTACTTAGTACAATGAAAATGCTGTATAGATAGTTGTTTATTGTGTTCACAATATTGAAAAAAGCCTGTACATGTTCATTACAATGCAAATTGTTTTTTAGTATTTTCAATTGTGTTTGTAGACTCCACAAATGTGAAACCCACAAATACACATTGCCGACTTACTAcaccttatttattcattcatctcttAGGGACATTTTGGTGATTGACACTTTGGGCTGCTAAAATAATGTTGCTATTAATGTTA contains:
- the LRIF1 gene encoding ligand-dependent nuclear receptor-interacting factor 1 isoform X3, producing the protein MSLAPLSKIQNEMASTLEKGTQERNEKKDPQGRSKASYLKSDAEFKKIFGLTKDLRVRLTRIPDHLGCGESFDSFSSLVKSSTLKETELMVKEERKQSFDKKRKAKTPKKMDRTKRRKTKNASTTVINGGTSATSSQFSILSASDVSQHSIVTSHSKTREEKKTETEHCTHEKQEKVALHSNAVFEQGHSFNKNYTEDIFPATPPELEETIRDEKIRRLKQVLKEKEAALDEMRKKMQQK
- the LRIF1 gene encoding ligand-dependent nuclear receptor-interacting factor 1 isoform X4, translating into MASTLEKGTQERNEKKDPQGRSKASYLKSDAEFKKIFGLTKDLRVRLTRIPDHLGCGESFDSFSSLVKSSTLKETELMVKEERKQSFDKKRKAKTPKKMDRTKRRKTKNASTTVINGGTSATSSQFSILSASDVSQHSIVTSHSKTREEKKTETEHCTHEKQEKVALHSNAVFEQGHSFNKNYTEDIFPATPPELEETIRDEKIRRLKQVLKEKEAALDEMRKKMQQK